Proteins encoded by one window of Salvia splendens isolate huo1 chromosome 7, SspV2, whole genome shotgun sequence:
- the LOC121810286 gene encoding arogenate dehydratase 2-like codes for MAANTSRSPITPLNSGIHNPTSNRNRFFSLRPIKSRRNFHFHASSSSSGRSSNDNKAQAIDLQKLVQDSPYEFNSRDSLPSLPRPLTSAQLSHLAAEGPRLRVAYQGVRGAYSESAAEKAYPNCEAVPCEQFDTAFQAVERWLVDRAVLPIENSLGGSIHRNYDLLLRHRLHIVGEVKIAVRHCLLANPGIKIENLTRVLSHPQALAQCEDTLTKLGLVREAVDDTAGAAKHVAFHELKDAGAVASLTAAKIYGLDVLAQDIQDDTDNVTRFLMLAREPIIPGTDKPFKTSIVFSLEEGPGMLFKALAVFAMRNINLTKIESRPLPKRTLQTSDDNSIGFPKCFPYLFYVDFEASMADERAQNALGHLKEFATFIRVLGGYPADNGLP; via the exons ATGGCGGCCAACACATCCCGATCCCCAATCACCCCCCTTAATTCCGGAATTCATAACCCTACCTCTAACCGTAATCGATTCTTCTCCCTCAGACCTATTAAATCCCGTCGCAACTTCCATTTTCACGCCTCTAGCTCCAGTAGTGGCAGAAGTAGCAATGACAACAAAGCCCAAGCAATCGACCTGCAGAAGCTCGTCCAGGATTCCCCTTACGAGTTCAATTCCAGAGACTCTCTCCCATCACTTCCTC GGCCTTTGACCTCTGCTCAGCTGTCGCACTTGGCGGCGGAAGGGCCTCGTCTCCGCGTCGCTTATCAg GGCGTTCGAGGTGCGTACAGCGAGTCTGCAGCCGAGAAGGCTTATCCGAATTGCGAGGCAGTACCATGTGAACAATTTGACACAGCTTTTCAA GCAGTAGAGAGGTGGCTTGTTGATAGAGCGGTTTTGCCTATAGAAAATTCGTTGGGAGGCAGTATACACAGAAACTACGATCTTCTACTCCGACATAGGTTGCATATTGTTGGAGAAGTTAAAATTGCAGTCCGTCACTGCTTACTAGCTAATCCCGGGATCAAGATTGAAAATCTAACAAGGGTTCTAAGCCATCCGCAG GCTCTTGCACAATGCGAGGACACCTTAACTAAGCTTGGCCTGGTTAGGGAAGCTGTGGATGATACTGCTGGTGCAGCAAAG CATGTTGCTTTCCATGAACTAAAAGATGCCGGGGCAGTTGCTAGCTTAACTGCTGCTAAGATCTATGGTCTTGATGTACTTGCTCAGGACATTCAG GATGATACTGATAATGTGACTCGATTCCTTATGCTGGCTAGGGAGCCTATCATACCAGGCACCGATAAACCTTTCAAG ACAAGTATAGTCTTCTCATTAGAGGAAGGTCCTGGGATGCTTTTCAAGGCACTAGCCGTATTTGCTATGAGGAATATCAATCTCACCAAG ATTGAAAGCCGTCCACTGCCAAAGCGGACTCTACAAACATCAGATGACAATTCCATTGGCTTTCCTAA ATGCTTTCCCTATCTTTTCTATGTTGATTTTGAAGCATCCATGGCAGATGAAAGAGCTCAAAATGCTCTAGGTCATCTTAAG GAGTTCGCAACATTTATAAGGGTTCTTGGCGGTTACCCTGCAGACAATGGCCTTCCATAG